The genomic segment GGCGGTCATCATCAACAAGGTGCCGCTGGTCATCACCACGATCCGGGAGGGCGTGAAGAGCTTCTCGCGCGATTACGACGAGCTTGGCCTCGCCTTCCGCATGCCGTTCCTGCGGCGTCTGCGGCTGATCTTCATCCCCCAGCTGATGCCCTTCGTGCTGGCCGCGGCCCGCACCGGGCTGAGCCTGGTCTGGAAGATCGTGCTCGTCTTCGAAGTGCTCGGCAGCGACGGCGGGGTGGGCTACCGCGTCTCGGTGTTCTTCCAGTTCTTCGACATCACGGGCATCCTTGCCTACACCGTTGCGTTCATCCTCGTGGTGCTCGCACTCGAATACGGCGTCATGCGCCCCCTCGAAAGAAGCGTGCTCAAGTGGCGGACGGACCGGAACTGAAGATCGACATCACCGAAAAGCGCTTCAACGTGCTGCCGGTGCCGCTCTACGAAGACCTGCACATCGAGGTGCCGGCCGGACAGGTGCTGGCCCTCGTCGGCCCCTCGGGGATCGGCAAATCCAGCCTGCTGCGCCTGGTGGCGGGCATCGACACCGACTACGACGGCACGATCACCATCGCCGGCACGCCGGCCAAGGATGCCCCTCCCCCCGGCTTCGTCTTCCAGGACTCGCGCCTGCTGCCCTGGCTCACCGCCATCCAGAACATCGAGGCGGTCAACCCCGCCATCTCGCGCGATCAGGCACGCGCCATGCTGGCCCGCGTCGGGCTGGACGGCTTTGCCGACGCCTTCCCGCACCAGCTCTCGGGCGGCATGCAGCGCCGCGTCGCCCTGGCGCGCGCCTTCTCGGTCAATTCGCGCCTGCTCCTGCTCGACGAACCCTTCGTCTCGCTCGACCGGCACCTGGTCTCCGGACTCCAGAAAGTGCTGCTGGACCTGATGGCCAACGAAACCCCGACGGCAATCCTCGTCACGCACCTGCCCGACGACGCCGCCCTTCTCGCCGACCGGGCCATTGTTCTCGACGGACGCCCGGCCCGCGTGGTAGCCGACATTTCGTTCGAAAGCCGGCGCGGCGCGCGCGACCCCCAGGAATTGCAGCGCCTGACGCAATTGCTTTCGGCCTATTCGGAGGAAAAGGCGCTATGACTGGTCCCGTTCTGGTCTTCGACCAGGTCCGCAAGTCCTATGGCGACCACGAGGCGCTCAAGGGCATCAGCTTTGAGATCGGCCAGTCCGAAGTCGTCGGCCTGCTCGGCCCCAACGGGGCGGGCAAATCGACGCTTTTCCAGATCGCGGCGGGCCTCTTCGCTCCCGATGGCGGCGCAGTGGAAGTCTTCGGCCTCGACTACAAGCGCCACGGCTCGGATATCCTGGCCCGCCTCGGCGTCGTCTTCCAGGCGCGCTCGCTCGACCTCGACATGACGGTCAATGCCAACCTCAAGTTCCACGGCCAGCTCTTCGGGCTCTCGGGAAGGCTTCTCGCCAGCCGCATAGCCGAGGTCACCGAACTGCTCGAGGTCGCCGACCTCCTCAAGCGCCCAGTGCGCACGCTCTCGGGCGGCAACCAGCGCCGCGTCGAGATCGCGCGGGCCCTGCTCAACAAGCCCGATCTGCTGCTGATGGACGAACCCTCGGTGGGCCTGGACGCCACCACGCGCCGCAAGCTGGTCGACCACATGCAGGTGGTGCGCGCGCAGCAGGGCACATCGATCCTCTGGGCCACGCACCTGGTCGAGGAAGTCGACCACGCCGACCGCATCGTCTTCATCGCCAAGGGCGAAGTGACCCATACCGGCACCCCGGCCGAGATCCTCAAGACCACCGGCGCCGCCTCGCTGACCGACGCCTACGTGGCCCTGACCGGCGGGACGGACGCTCACGTCGAAAAGGTCGCCTGAAAGGAAAAGGCCCCGCGAGCGGGGCCTTGAAAGCGTTTAGCGGAAGCCGCCCGGGGTGCGCGTGCGGCGCCAGTCCCACGGCTTTTCGAACTTCACCTCGTCACGCCAGAGGCCGATCTTGGCCGCCTCGGCTTCCTGCTGCTGGGCCACGTAGTCCTCGCCCTGCTGGGTGAAGGCGAGTGCATAGCCCTGCTTGACCAGTTCCGCCCCGATATCGGTGTCCCCGATCTTGCAGACGCCATAACGACGCCCGAAAGGATCGGGCTTGTTGTCGGTGAGGGTGCAGGTGGCATCGCCCGTCTTGAGGATATCCTCGAGCGCACGGGTGGCGGCCTCGTAGCACCCCCATTTCTTGGAACCGATGAGGCAGAACTGGCTGCGCTCCGGGGCATCGACGGCCCACAGGATCACCCGCTGCTTGCCCACCATGATGATATCGCCATCCACCATCTTGGCCGGACCGCTCACGGTGTCGGCGGCGAGCGCGGCGCCGGCAGTCACGGCCAGGGCCAGTGCGGCCAGCAGATTGGTCTTGATTACGCTGGACATTCGATCCTCCTATATCGTTCTTCACGCAGGCCTTTGGCGAGCTGGTCTAAAACCGGCTGGTTACCAGATCGAGGCCGACCGTGAAAATTGCTGCACTTGCATTCATCGCCCTGCTCCTCCCCGCCCCGGCCTTCGCCGGACCGGTCGAGGACCTGCTGAGCGGGGCGCGCAAGGAATGCCGCGGCTGCGACCTCACCGATGCGCGCTTCAAGAAGGCTGACCTGTCGGGCGTCGATTTCACCGGTGCCAACCTGACCGGCGCCACGTTCCACCGCGCCACCCTCAAGGGCGCCATTTTCGACGGCGTCACCGCGACCAACGCCAATTTCAATCTCACCGACCTGACCGGCGCCAGCTTCAGGGACGCCAAGGTGCAGGGCGCTCTCTTCTACGGCGCCCAGCTTTCGGCCACCAAGTTCGACCATGCCGACCTCACCAAGGCGCGCATGCAGGAAACCCGCATGACCGGCTCGAGCCTGGTCGATGCGAACCTGGACAACACGGTGATGCGCAACGCCCGGCTCAACAGCGCCAACCTTAGCAGCGCCGACATGCTCGGCACCAACCTCATCGGCGCCAGCGTCGGCCGCACGGTGTTCGACGGCACCAAGATGGACAATGTGAGCCTGGTCAAGGCCAAGGCCGCCGACACCACCTTCAAGCAGGCGCAGATCAAGGCCACCGACTTCTACGGCGCCGACCTGCGCAATGCAGATTTCGCCGGCGCCCAGATCAGCGACAGCCGCTTCACGCTGGCCAAGGTCAGCGGTGTCTCCTGGGACGACGCCACCCTGACCCGCAACCTGATGCAGGACGGCCGCTTCCAGCCTTGAGCCGCGCTCAGCGCGCATCGGGGCTGGCAGGCTCATAGGGAGTCTCGACGACCTCCAGGCGCGTACGGCTTTCGAAATAGCCGCGATTGACCTGTTGGGTATCGCGATTGAGCGCTTCCTGGCCCTTCTTGCGCAGGAAGGTCGCCTCCATGCGCAGGCGCTGGTTGCCCTCCGGATCGACGCCGGTACAGATTTCGTGGGTAAATTCCTTGCCCACCGGGTTCTCTCCCGGAGCGGGCGGAATGTCCTCGCAGGACGGCTGCCAGGCCTTGTAACGGCCCTTGAGATTCTTGGCGAGCGTCACCGCCAGCCGGCGGTCGCGCAGCGCCGCCCGGTCGTCGGTCACGATGCGGATGCCGCGCACGACCCCCTGCTCGTCCACCAGGGCCGACTGCACGATCGGGTGCGCATAGATGGTGGTGCCACCCTGCTGCACGCGGTACTCGCTGTCGAGCGCCTTGGCGATGTAGTCGAGCTCGTCGTCATTGGCGAAATAGACTTCGCGCAGGCCCGATGGCTCGGGCTGGCACTTGCCGAACTCGGCAAAGCTCTTGAGCGGCAGGGAGGGCGGCCCGCCATCGGTACCGCAGGAAATATCAACGACTTCCATCTCCGGGA from the Youhaiella tibetensis genome contains:
- a CDS encoding ABC transporter permease; the protein is MVFANRLFPSPIDVAGHLWVLATTGKLLPDLGKTLTRAAIAFFVAMAAGTAIGIAFGRVRWADRLFSTWVVVGLNLPAIVVAIVLYIWLGLTEFALILAVIINKVPLVITTIREGVKSFSRDYDELGLAFRMPFLRRLRLIFIPQLMPFVLAAARTGLSLVWKIVLVFEVLGSDGGVGYRVSVFFQFFDITGILAYTVAFILVVLALEYGVMRPLERSVLKWRTDRN
- a CDS encoding ABC transporter ATP-binding protein; the protein is MADGPELKIDITEKRFNVLPVPLYEDLHIEVPAGQVLALVGPSGIGKSSLLRLVAGIDTDYDGTITIAGTPAKDAPPPGFVFQDSRLLPWLTAIQNIEAVNPAISRDQARAMLARVGLDGFADAFPHQLSGGMQRRVALARAFSVNSRLLLLDEPFVSLDRHLVSGLQKVLLDLMANETPTAILVTHLPDDAALLADRAIVLDGRPARVVADISFESRRGARDPQELQRLTQLLSAYSEEKAL
- a CDS encoding ABC transporter ATP-binding protein, translated to MTGPVLVFDQVRKSYGDHEALKGISFEIGQSEVVGLLGPNGAGKSTLFQIAAGLFAPDGGAVEVFGLDYKRHGSDILARLGVVFQARSLDLDMTVNANLKFHGQLFGLSGRLLASRIAEVTELLEVADLLKRPVRTLSGGNQRRVEIARALLNKPDLLLMDEPSVGLDATTRRKLVDHMQVVRAQQGTSILWATHLVEEVDHADRIVFIAKGEVTHTGTPAEILKTTGAASLTDAYVALTGGTDAHVEKVA
- a CDS encoding thermonuclease family protein, which codes for MSSVIKTNLLAALALAVTAGAALAADTVSGPAKMVDGDIIMVGKQRVILWAVDAPERSQFCLIGSKKWGCYEAATRALEDILKTGDATCTLTDNKPDPFGRRYGVCKIGDTDIGAELVKQGYALAFTQQGEDYVAQQQEAEAAKIGLWRDEVKFEKPWDWRRTRTPGGFR
- a CDS encoding pentapeptide repeat-containing protein, whose product is MKIAALAFIALLLPAPAFAGPVEDLLSGARKECRGCDLTDARFKKADLSGVDFTGANLTGATFHRATLKGAIFDGVTATNANFNLTDLTGASFRDAKVQGALFYGAQLSATKFDHADLTKARMQETRMTGSSLVDANLDNTVMRNARLNSANLSSADMLGTNLIGASVGRTVFDGTKMDNVSLVKAKAADTTFKQAQIKATDFYGADLRNADFAGAQISDSRFTLAKVSGVSWDDATLTRNLMQDGRFQP